A window from Dioscorea cayenensis subsp. rotundata cultivar TDr96_F1 chromosome 10, TDr96_F1_v2_PseudoChromosome.rev07_lg8_w22 25.fasta, whole genome shotgun sequence encodes these proteins:
- the LOC120270806 gene encoding 17.6 kDa class I heat shock protein-like, giving the protein MKIKVHVEDESVLVISGERKRDEEEEDRKYLQMERRAGKFMRKFSFPENANADPPFIRPSSRGSFESKNSSVSLRAAVGEEEEKQKTEMEAIEEVDNGGGEGERNSIGILET; this is encoded by the exons ATGAAGATCAAGGTCCATGTTGAGGATGAGAGCGTGCTTGTGATTAGtggtgagagaaagagagatgaagaagaggaggatAGGAAGTACTTGCAGATGGAGAGAAGGGCTGGCAAGTTCATGAGAAAGTTCTCATTTCCGGAGAATGCAAATGCGGATCCACCCTTCATCAGG CCTTCAAGCCGAGGTTCCTTCGAATCAAAAAACTCATCAGTGAGCTTGAGAGCAGCGGTaggggaagaagaggagaagcaaAAGACCGAGATGGAGGCTATTGAAGAGGTGGATAATGGAGGCGGAGAAGGAGAGAGAAACTCAATCGGAATTTTAGAGACCTAA
- the LOC120270804 gene encoding monothiol glutaredoxin-S3-like — protein sequence MEQFLMAVIKEEGLISIVKGSMVVIVGKRACYMSYVAQRLLEGLKAYPTIYEVSEVFVARMPLIHNLGRILSEDDNTLVAPLFPVVFIGGKLVGGLNRLIAIHVTGELIPMLKAAGAI from the coding sequence ATGGAGCAATTTTTGATGGCAGTAATCAAAGAAGAAGGTTTGATATCAATTGTGAAGGGAAGTATGGTGGTGATTGTAGGCAAAAGAGCTTGTTACATGAGTTATGTTGCTCAGAGATTGTTGGAAGGATTGAAAGCTTATCCAACAATATATGAAGTTAGTGAAGTGTTTGTAGCGAGGATGCCATTAATCCATAACCTCGGAAGAATTCTTAGTGAAGATGATAATACTTTGGTTGCACCATTGTTTCCAGTGGTATTCATTGGGGGAAAATTGGTTGGGGGTTTGAATCGGCTCATAGCTATTCATGTCACTGGCGAGCTTATTCCTATGTTGAAAGCAGCTGGTGCTATTTAG